A window of Macrotis lagotis isolate mMagLag1 chromosome 1, bilby.v1.9.chrom.fasta, whole genome shotgun sequence genomic DNA:
ATAATAGGGTTCATTACTGGAGGTGATAGCAAGTAGACATTGGCCAGGATCACATGAATCAGTGGGGGGGCATGCCTGGCAAAGCGGTGAGCCATGGAGAGTCCTACCATAGGTACATAAAGGATGAGTACAGCTAGAATATGGGACAGGCAGTTGTTGAGAGCTTTTAATCGCTCAGCCTGGGATGCAGAGCCAAGGACATTGTGTAGGATTAACCCATAGGAGATCAGAATGAGGAGAGGGTCAAGCACAATGATGAGCAACACCAGTCCAAACCCATACCAGCTGTTTACCCGAGTGTCAGCACATACCAAACGGATCATGTCTTGGTGAAGGCAGTAGGAGTGGGAAAGGAGATGGGAGTGACAAAATGGCAAACGTTTGAGCAGGAAGAGTGAGGGAAGCACTGCCAAAACACATCGAATGATGATGCCTATTCCAATTTTGCCAATGACACTCTCTGTAAGAATAGAGGCATAGTGGAGTGGGCGGCAGATGGCAACAAAGCGGTCATAAGCCATGGCCAACAACACTGAGGATTCCATAAAAGAGAAACcatgaaggaagaaaaactgGGCAAAGCAGGCCTCAAAGCTGATCTCCCGGATATTGAACCAGAGTAGTCGCATGACTGTGGGCAGTGTGGTGAGGGCAAGACCCAGATCAGTTAGTGCCAGCATGGAGAGGAACAGGTACATGGGTTGATGGAGTGAAGGTTCTGTCTGAATAACAGCCAGGATGGTAGTATTACCCAAAATGGAGATCACGTACAGGCAGCAGAAGGGGATTGAGATCCAAATGTGCATGGCCTCAAAACCTGGAATACCCGTAAGAATGAAGTAGAAGGGCTCTTCAGAGGTGTTAGTGATAACTGGCATAACAAATGAATGAACCTCCAGGTCCAATTTTTTCTACAAATGACATAAAATTCATCTTAATTTTTATGGGAGTTATTTGTTCTATAGTTttcctatttataaaataatgtatTATAGAAATAGAATTCTAGGACTTTGGGAAGATTTTAATATCGTTCTTTCCATTGTTGCAAATTACTGTGAAATGAATAATCAATGGAAATGAATAGCAATGATAAAAAGCCAGAAAAGTTATCCAAATATTGTACTAAAAGGATTTCACTTACCTCTCACCTGAATTATATAGAAAACTAGACACATCTCTCAGACAGAACTGAAGAATATTAGTTGAAGTCAAAGTTTTTGAAATAGAGACAGAATCTGCTTTGTGCCATTTTGAAGGGAACTCAAAAGATAAACCCAAGATTCACTGAGAACATGTGACCACTGAGGGATTAAATTGAAATCCCCAGAATTCTAGGTTAAGAAGCCAAGAAAGAAACTAACTTCAATGACTAACTAGTGTATATGTTTTATAGAGACCTACGTGTCCAGATTAAAAATATGTTGAGGAAATTATAGAGCTAGTCAAAGGATCCTATAAGAGGTCAAAAGCAATAAGTAAAAGATCAAGAAAGTAAGAGATGAAGTCTAATAGTAGAAGGTTGAGTCAATTGAAAACTCTTGGCTCCTCCATTTCATAAATCAATCTCCAAACTCATTCCATTGGTTAAATCATATCCCAAATCTCTAAACTAATAATTTCTACTGTTGGCAGTTCAGTGTCTAAGATTCTGCCCTGTACTCTGGTCCCTAGTAGTATACTTTCAAATCTTTGTCACACTTCCTACATATACTAATTCAGCATTCAACTTGCTTATGAAATGCCCCCAATATCCTCAGATAGTTTCAATTCcaagtgactttttttatttgaaaattgaaatgaagttcaaattatatatatacatatatatacatttgaaatatgtatgtatatatgtacaaatctatgtatacatatacactatatataaatatacacacatccataaattttaaataatttctatatatatatatatatatacatatatacatatatacaaacaaacaTTTAACAAACACCTATTTACAGAAACAACAATGACAGTGAAAGACATCACTCTGAGCAACAGAGTTACAAAGAAGGAGGGAAAATAGTCAtgttctcaagaaacttatgCTCTAATGTAGAGGTTGGGAAACTTTATTCTGCCAAGGAATATTGGAATagttataacatcattcacagcctatattttatcaaatatttaattcactCCTTAAAAGCttcaagatttattgaattttgaatcctgctTGTGATTGCCTTTGCAACATCGTACCTCTGAAGGTCAGAGGTTCCCCACTCCTGCTTAATGGGAAGCCTATGTACATATATACGTCTATGCAAAATACATACAAGGAAGATCCATTTTCCCTTGAACTGAGAATTCAGAAGCAAGTTAAGGGATGAGCAATGCCTGACTGACTAGTTTTTGTCTAAAATTCAGGTGTTTAACGTATTTTCTTCATATCTTTGCAAATatccttaaatttaaaaacttaatcTATATACAAGTATTTCCTTGTGACATAGGAATAACTATGTGTtcttctaaaagaaaaacaattatggaTGGGTCTACAACACTACAAAAACTTCAAGTGTGATCCCTGAGGATGCTCTATAACTTCAGTCAAGTCAAGCTTGGAGAAGTCTATT
This region includes:
- the LOC141490028 gene encoding olfactory receptor 51Q1-like; this encodes MPVITNTSEEPFYFILTGIPGFEAMHIWISIPFCCLYVISILGNTTILAVIQTEPSLHQPMYLFLSMLALTDLGLALTTLPTVMRLLWFNIREISFEACFAQFFFLHGFSFMESSVLLAMAYDRFVAICRPLHYASILTESVIGKIGIGIIIRCVLAVLPSLFLLKRLPFCHSHLLSHSYCLHQDMIRLVCADTRVNSWYGFGLVLLIIVLDPLLILISYGLILHNVLGSASQAERLKALNNCLSHILAVLILYVPMVGLSMAHRFARHAPPLIHVILANVYLLSPPVMNPIIYSVKTKQIRQGILRLFYRGKVH